One Archangium violaceum genomic window, GGGAGGGAGGGGGGCGGGGGGGCGACATGAAGCGACCTGGCTCGAGCGGGTGTTCCTCCACTGAACAGTACGCTTTTCCTCGGCGGCGCGAATGTTCATTCCAAGCACGCTGCCGTGTTCCAGGCGCGCTGCACTGCCAGTGGGGTGCGTCAACGGTGGCTTGGCGGGGGCGGTACCCCGTGCTTCAAATCCCCTCCATCTCATCTTCAACAGTTGGGGGAGCTCGCAATGAAATCGTCGAACCGCTCGTCGTGGTCCCTGTCGTTGGTGGTGCTCGCCGTCGCCACGCTGGCCGTCGGGTGCACGGCCAGCCGCCGCGAGGCCTACGTCCAGGAGAAGACGCGTGACTACGTGTACCGCAAGCCCATCGCCGAGGTGTGGCCCCAGGTGCGGACGCTCCTGAAGGAGAAGGAGCTGCCGGTGCGCGAGGCCCCGGGGGCGTATGAGATCAGCACCGACTGGCACCAGGTGGGCGCGCCCTCGTCGCTGGGCACCAGCTACGTGCGCTATCTGGTGCGCGGCAAGCAGCCCAACCCGACCATGTGCTCGGTGGAAATCCTCAAGCAGAACCGCGTCGAGTCCGGCCAGGGCCCCATGGGCTCGGACGGCCAGCGCGGGAACATCGGCACGGACACCACCAACATGACGCGGGACGTGGAGCTGGAGTGGGAGCTGCTGCAGCGCGTGGACCCCGAGGGGGCCAAGGCGCTGCGCGACGAGGCCGAGAAGACCATCAAGTAGAGAGCGGAGTCCGCCTCGCGCTCAGTCGCGCAGGGGCAGCTCCACGGTGAGCCCGTCGTAGGCCACCTCGACGGGCCCCTTGTACTCCTCGCGCGCCTGGGTGAGCAGCCGCGAGGGTTCCGTGTCGTGGCGGCTGGAGAGGTGCGTGAGGATGAGGCGCCGGGCGCCCGCCTCGCGCGCCACCTGGGCCGCCTCGCGCGCCGTCGAGTGCCGCGTCTCCAGCGCGCGCGTCTGCTCGTCGTCGGAGAAGGTGGCCTCGTGGATGAGCAGGTCCGCCTCGCGCGCGGCGCGCACCAGGGACTGGCAGGGGCGGGTGTCGCCGGAGATGACCAGCCGCCGGCCGGGCCTCGGGTCCCCCACCACCTCGTCGGGATGGATGGTGCGGCCGTCCGGCAGCGTCACCGGCTCGCCCCGCTGGAGCTGGCCGTAGAGGGGCCCCGACGGAATCCCCATCGCCCTGGCCTTGTCCAGGTTGAACTTGCCGGGGCGCTCGTCCTCCTGCAGCACGTAGCCGAGCGCGTTGATGCGGTGATCCACCCCCACCGCGTGCACCGTGTAGCCGCGCCGCTCCACCTTGTCGCCGTCGCGCAGCTCGTGGAACTCCACGGGGAAGGACAGCGACTCCACGCCCAGGTGCACCGCCTGGTTCAGCAGCCGGCGCGCCGGAGGCGGCCCGTAGAGCAGCACGGGCGTGTCGCGCCCCATCATCCCCAGCGTGCGCAGGAAGCCGATGATTCCCAGGTAGTGGTCCGCGTGGAAGTGGGTGAAGAAGACGGCATCCACGGTGAAGCCGGTGCCGAAGCGCACCATCTGCCGCTGGCTGCCTTCCCCACAGTCGAAGAGCAGCAGATCCGCGTCCGCCTTCACCGCCAGCCCGGAGAGGTTGCGGTGCAGCGTCGGCTGAGCGGCCGAGGTGCCGAGGAAGGTGAGCCTGAGGATGGACATGCCGGCGCTGCCCACGATTGAAGACCCTCCCGCGCAGCGGCGGTGTGCGCTGGCGACAGGCTCCATCTACCACGAGGTTGACCCCGGGGCGCTTCCCCCGCTGACGCCGCTTGCGCTATAGGCGCCACCCCCCGCCATGAGCGATTCCCTCACTGTTGCCCCGACGAAAGACCCGCGCCGCGTGCGCGCGGCCGATGGCTCCCTCCTCACCGTGCCCGCGGGCTGGGCCCTGCTGCCCCCGGGGGACGCGGGCCTCACGCGCCGGGTGAAGGCCGCCGGCCCCAGCTGGACGGTGGTGGAGAA contains:
- the rnz gene encoding ribonuclease Z; the protein is MSILRLTFLGTSAAQPTLHRNLSGLAVKADADLLLFDCGEGSQRQMVRFGTGFTVDAVFFTHFHADHYLGIIGFLRTLGMMGRDTPVLLYGPPPARRLLNQAVHLGVESLSFPVEFHELRDGDKVERRGYTVHAVGVDHRINALGYVLQEDERPGKFNLDKARAMGIPSGPLYGQLQRGEPVTLPDGRTIHPDEVVGDPRPGRRLVISGDTRPCQSLVRAAREADLLIHEATFSDDEQTRALETRHSTAREAAQVAREAGARRLILTHLSSRHDTEPSRLLTQAREEYKGPVEVAYDGLTVELPLRD